One genomic window of Polyangium aurulentum includes the following:
- the traA gene encoding outer membrane exchange protein TraA family protein, whose amino-acid sequence MVIPAAVGAPIEGEGTGLCEATANTTAAAAQSDFQLFNPSGFTGAVDVFLDTTHKMDRVERVVRTMLDLSNNNAAGLKLSYGDFIDAALQQGCKTGGCDFVVNDTSTAFGSRFRGFLNVTDELAKKPIHIGFYTDDAVALTIYGGSPVAAYSVIFRPAQFGVPTYRVTNTVTFQEAGLYPVEIHYIELQEHAALEMSYLEPANDDGSFTDFERPANEPPIVQLDDAKFTVFKETQFFHTIAGIPSYPDLKACKQCDRQFANKPGQPHGCGDGYYCNEAALCSPCDTAASCGPTCSPCGMAMPYCLNVNGTLQCAACKDDLDCKDGFTCDPVTHTCNECNVDSDCPKGDACVDHKCEYCDTSDSCAGNSCNCCPPGDNGKTMMCAPLGGEETPSCVECVADKDCTTGICDVQIGRCVPQVQPNQAPSCCGEACVNCATVEGGQKKPNGHPLYEFCLPGPVGTACAQCRNDMDCGEEGKFCLSGECVPCTRDKRCGERCESCGGDTPFCNGQTAATATCVRCISDDQCNGSTCNKQTHQCEPNGCAMSCAEDKPYCNGAACVECYADAQCPCGGTCDLTTNKCSPSCKTNVDCLGNEHCRWTEDEIAKECALGPMPDGADCGGTLATICSASPGRHGGGAPASAFLALSILALLGRRRGRGQS is encoded by the coding sequence ATCGAAGGCGAAGGCACCGGCCTTTGCGAGGCCACGGCCAATACGACGGCCGCCGCCGCGCAGAGCGATTTTCAGCTCTTCAACCCGAGCGGCTTCACGGGCGCGGTGGACGTCTTCCTCGACACCACGCACAAGATGGACCGCGTCGAGCGCGTCGTGCGCACGATGCTCGACCTGTCCAACAACAACGCCGCCGGCCTCAAGCTGAGCTACGGCGATTTCATCGACGCCGCCCTGCAACAGGGCTGCAAGACGGGCGGCTGCGACTTCGTCGTCAACGACACGAGCACCGCCTTCGGCTCGCGCTTTCGCGGTTTCCTCAACGTCACCGACGAGCTCGCAAAGAAGCCCATCCACATCGGCTTCTACACCGACGACGCCGTCGCCCTCACCATCTACGGCGGCTCGCCCGTCGCGGCCTACTCGGTGATCTTCCGGCCGGCGCAGTTCGGCGTACCGACCTACCGCGTGACGAACACCGTCACCTTCCAGGAAGCGGGCCTTTACCCGGTCGAGATCCACTACATCGAGCTGCAGGAGCACGCCGCGCTCGAGATGTCGTACCTCGAGCCCGCCAACGACGACGGCAGCTTCACCGACTTCGAGCGGCCGGCCAACGAGCCGCCCATCGTCCAGCTCGACGACGCGAAGTTCACGGTCTTCAAGGAGACGCAGTTCTTCCACACGATCGCCGGCATCCCGTCGTACCCGGACCTCAAAGCGTGCAAGCAGTGTGACCGGCAGTTCGCCAACAAACCCGGCCAGCCCCACGGCTGCGGCGATGGCTATTACTGCAACGAGGCCGCGCTCTGCTCGCCCTGCGACACGGCCGCGTCCTGCGGTCCGACCTGCTCGCCTTGCGGCATGGCGATGCCCTACTGCCTCAACGTCAACGGCACGCTCCAGTGCGCCGCCTGCAAAGACGACCTCGACTGCAAGGACGGCTTCACCTGCGACCCGGTCACGCACACCTGCAACGAGTGCAACGTCGACAGCGACTGCCCGAAGGGCGACGCGTGCGTCGATCACAAGTGCGAGTACTGCGACACGAGCGACTCCTGCGCGGGCAACTCCTGCAACTGCTGCCCGCCCGGCGACAACGGCAAGACCATGATGTGCGCGCCGCTCGGCGGTGAGGAGACGCCCTCCTGCGTCGAGTGCGTCGCCGACAAGGACTGCACGACGGGCATCTGCGACGTGCAGATCGGCCGCTGCGTGCCGCAGGTCCAGCCGAACCAGGCGCCCTCCTGCTGCGGCGAGGCGTGCGTCAACTGCGCCACCGTCGAGGGCGGCCAGAAGAAGCCGAACGGCCACCCGCTCTACGAGTTCTGCCTCCCCGGCCCCGTCGGCACCGCCTGCGCCCAGTGCCGCAACGACATGGACTGCGGCGAGGAGGGCAAGTTCTGCCTCAGCGGCGAGTGCGTCCCCTGCACCCGCGACAAACGCTGCGGCGAGCGCTGCGAGAGCTGCGGCGGCGACACGCCCTTCTGCAACGGCCAGACCGCCGCCACCGCCACCTGCGTCCGCTGCATCAGCGACGACCAGTGCAACGGCAGCACCTGCAACAAGCAGACGCACCAGTGCGAGCCGAACGGCTGCGCCATGAGCTGCGCCGAGGACAAACCCTACTGCAACGGCGCCGCGTGCGTCGAGTGCTACGCCGACGCGCAATGCCCCTGCGGCGGCACCTGCGATCTCACGACGAACAAGTGCTCGCCGTCGTGCAAGACGAACGTCGACTGCCTCGGCAACGAGCACTGCCGCTGGACCGAGGATGAGATCGCCAAGGAGTGCGCTCTCGGCCCGATGCCCGACGGCGCGGATTGCGGCGGCACGCTCGCCACCATCTGCTCTGCAAGCCCTGGCCGGCACGGAGGCGGCGCGCCCGCCTCGGCCTTCCTCGCTCTCTCCATCCTTGCTCTTCTGGGCCGTCGCCGCGGACGAGGTCAATCGTGA